A part of Papaver somniferum cultivar HN1 unplaced genomic scaffold, ASM357369v1 unplaced-scaffold_118, whole genome shotgun sequence genomic DNA contains:
- the LOC113330415 gene encoding uncharacterized protein LOC113330415 isoform X1 yields the protein MKQKLAAKEEDTAENLRERMTFFQRYCTSRFYVLFVRMEGSIKQGLSRRRNPNFQPIRSHRVCQDSIWASRSCRNLGSGTSGHQLEVLTLLTACILKKWKWVEFWYKFLKLVVRVGIWLDTQSSFMLLILSTSICSRWSACHAATTSERYATTG from the exons ATGAAGCAGAAATTGGCAGCAAAAGAAGAAGACACGGCAGAGAACCTGCGAGAGAGAATGACCTTCTTTCAGCGTTATTGCACTAGCAGGTTTTATGTACTTTTCGTTAGGATGGAGGGAAGCATAAAGCAAGGCTTGTCGAGGAGGAGAAACCCGAACTTCCAGCCAATAAGGAGTCATCGAGTTTGCCAAGATTCTATATGGGCATCTCGAAGCTGTAG GAACCTTGGCTCTGGCACTAGTGGACATCAACTGGAAGTTTTGACCTTACTGACTGCATGCATCTTAAAGAA GTGGAAGTGGGTCGAGTTTTGGTATAAATTCCTTAAGCTTGTTG TACGGGTGGGAATATGGTTGGATACACAAAGCTCTTTCATGCTGCTGATTTTGTCCACAAGCAT ATGCTCCCGGTGGTCAGCCTGTCATGCAGCAACCACTTCCGAGAGATATGCCACAACGGGGTAG
- the LOC113330415 gene encoding uncharacterized protein LOC113330415 isoform X2: MGISKLNLGSGTSGHQLEVLTLLTACILKKWKWVEFWYKFLKLVVRVGIWLDTQSSFMLLILSTSICSRWSACHAATTSERYATTG, encoded by the exons ATGGGCATCTCGAAGCT GAACCTTGGCTCTGGCACTAGTGGACATCAACTGGAAGTTTTGACCTTACTGACTGCATGCATCTTAAAGAA GTGGAAGTGGGTCGAGTTTTGGTATAAATTCCTTAAGCTTGTTG TACGGGTGGGAATATGGTTGGATACACAAAGCTCTTTCATGCTGCTGATTTTGTCCACAAGCAT ATGCTCCCGGTGGTCAGCCTGTCATGCAGCAACCACTTCCGAGAGATATGCCACAACGGGGTAG